From Actinomyces slackii, a single genomic window includes:
- a CDS encoding TetR/AcrR family transcriptional regulator, whose translation MNPQQSTDQRRRLSPEQRREEIMAVGLEIFATGSLMQVSVNDIAKRAGASRALFYHYFPTKQDLVRAIVAHEISQVEKLAGEESIEDVITAYVAYVQGRPMGYQALHVAGLEKNDAVIGEAIQASREHFEALLLHLLGIPDSDVQARFALRTWTSMMVATCLEWQNHPEIDRETVVGMMVRALHALVPQKEPAP comes from the coding sequence GTGAACCCTCAGCAGTCCACTGATCAGCGTCGGCGTCTCAGCCCCGAGCAGCGGCGGGAGGAGATCATGGCAGTAGGGCTGGAGATCTTCGCGACGGGGTCCCTCATGCAGGTCTCGGTCAATGACATCGCCAAGCGGGCAGGCGCCTCCCGCGCGCTCTTCTACCACTACTTCCCCACCAAGCAGGATCTGGTTCGGGCGATCGTGGCCCATGAGATCAGCCAGGTGGAGAAGCTCGCGGGCGAGGAGAGCATCGAGGACGTCATCACTGCCTACGTCGCCTACGTCCAGGGCAGGCCCATGGGCTACCAGGCGCTGCATGTGGCCGGCCTGGAGAAGAACGACGCGGTGATCGGCGAGGCGATCCAGGCCAGCCGTGAGCACTTCGAGGCGCTGCTGCTGCATCTGCTGGGCATCCCTGATTCCGACGTCCAGGCCCGCTTCGCCCTGCGCACGTGGACCAGCATGATGGTGGCCACATGCCTGGAGTGGCAGAACCACCCCGAGATCGATCGCGAGACGGTGGTCGGGATGATGGTCAGGGCGCTGCACGCCCTCGTCCCGCAGAAGGAGCCCGCCCCGTAG
- a CDS encoding glycoside hydrolase family 3 C-terminal domain-containing protein, whose translation MTPADPSGTAQAPSPAAAHQSPTDGEHRAPTHAEHRARADAEHRARAAELVARMTLEEKAGLTSGADFWHLKAAERLGIPQIMVTDGPHGLRKQAESSDHLGINNSVPATCFPTASALGSSWDPELARAVGQALGAETVANDVAVILGPGVNMKRSPLCGRNFEYVSEDPLLAGRIGAALVEGIQSQGVGTSLKHYAANNQETDRMRVDVRVCERALREIYLPAFEHIVRTAQPWTVMCSYNRLGGTYACEHPWLLTTVLRQEWGFDNLVVSDWGAVNERVPSLAAGLDLEMPASGGRTDAQIVDAVRSGELEESVLDAAVERIVTLILRSSATLQEARARGADYDPAAHHALARRAAAESTVLLKNDDAAHGPALPLDPAAFSAERPLALIGEFARTPRYQGAGSSTINPTRLDSALDAFRQALGEEAVTFAPGYHLPEADGAPGQELSAEALRNQAVEAARGTTAVLIVGLPQSDESEGYDRSHMDIPAGQVELVRAVGQVAATTVVILVGGSAVDVSWDESADALAVAWLGGQAGGAAIADVVLGAQAPSGHLAESLPVRLADLPAQLNFPGHDSAVDYGEGIFIGYRALDAMGREVAYPFGHGLTYTSFALSAASVEPAGGAEDGGAEDGALVAGPPVSAGDAGAQGRVLATVRATVTNTGQRAGAQVVQVYVGRAGASAVERAPRELRGFTKVRLEPGQSTEVAVELTHRDLAYWDEAASAWRVEAGDYEVGLGFSSRDLPAVLPIAVRAPQRVRPLSLDSTVAEWLAHPVGGPRLEEAFAQALASLREDEATFEMMAAIPVNRLAAMPGMDMDLESYTRLFEEVSAA comes from the coding sequence GTGACCCCCGCCGACCCCTCCGGTACCGCCCAGGCCCCTTCGCCCGCCGCGGCGCACCAGTCCCCCACCGACGGCGAGCACCGCGCCCCCACCCATGCGGAGCACCGCGCCCGTGCCGATGCGGAGCACCGCGCCCGTGCCGCAGAGCTCGTGGCCCGCATGACCCTGGAGGAGAAGGCCGGGCTGACCTCCGGAGCCGACTTCTGGCACCTCAAGGCCGCCGAGCGCCTGGGCATCCCCCAGATCATGGTCACCGACGGCCCCCACGGCCTGCGCAAGCAGGCCGAGTCCTCCGACCACCTGGGCATCAACAACTCCGTGCCCGCCACCTGCTTCCCCACCGCCTCCGCCCTGGGCTCCTCCTGGGACCCCGAGCTCGCCCGCGCCGTCGGCCAGGCCCTAGGAGCCGAGACCGTCGCCAACGACGTCGCCGTCATCCTGGGCCCGGGGGTCAACATGAAGCGCTCGCCCCTGTGCGGGCGCAACTTCGAGTACGTCTCCGAGGACCCGCTCCTGGCCGGGCGCATCGGGGCCGCCCTGGTCGAGGGCATCCAGTCCCAGGGCGTGGGCACCTCCCTGAAGCACTACGCCGCCAACAACCAGGAGACCGACCGCATGCGCGTCGACGTGCGCGTCTGCGAGCGGGCGCTGCGGGAGATCTATCTGCCGGCCTTCGAGCACATCGTGCGCACCGCCCAGCCCTGGACCGTCATGTGCTCCTACAACCGGCTGGGCGGCACCTACGCCTGCGAGCACCCCTGGCTGCTGACCACCGTGCTGCGCCAGGAATGGGGCTTCGACAACCTCGTCGTCTCCGACTGGGGCGCCGTCAACGAGCGCGTCCCCAGCCTGGCCGCGGGCCTGGACCTGGAGATGCCGGCCTCCGGGGGCCGCACCGACGCCCAGATCGTGGACGCGGTGCGCTCCGGCGAGCTGGAGGAGTCCGTCCTGGATGCCGCCGTCGAGCGCATCGTCACCCTCATCCTGCGCTCCAGCGCCACCCTCCAGGAGGCCCGGGCCCGGGGCGCCGACTACGACCCGGCGGCCCACCACGCCCTGGCGCGCCGGGCCGCCGCCGAGTCCACCGTGCTGCTCAAGAACGACGACGCCGCTCACGGCCCCGCCCTGCCCCTGGATCCCGCCGCCTTCAGCGCCGAGCGCCCCCTGGCCCTCATCGGGGAGTTCGCCCGCACACCCCGCTACCAGGGCGCCGGCTCCTCCACAATCAACCCCACCCGCCTGGACAGCGCCCTGGACGCCTTCCGCCAGGCCCTCGGGGAGGAGGCGGTGACCTTCGCCCCCGGCTACCACCTGCCAGAGGCCGACGGCGCCCCCGGCCAGGAGCTGAGCGCCGAGGCGCTGCGGAACCAGGCCGTCGAGGCGGCGCGCGGAACCACGGCCGTGCTCATCGTGGGCCTGCCCCAGAGCGACGAGTCCGAGGGATACGACCGCAGCCACATGGACATCCCGGCCGGACAGGTGGAGCTGGTCCGCGCCGTCGGGCAGGTGGCGGCCACCACGGTGGTGATCCTGGTGGGAGGCTCGGCCGTCGACGTCTCCTGGGACGAGTCCGCCGATGCCCTGGCTGTGGCCTGGCTGGGCGGGCAGGCCGGCGGGGCGGCCATCGCCGACGTCGTCCTGGGCGCCCAGGCCCCCTCGGGCCACCTTGCCGAGAGCCTGCCGGTGCGTCTGGCCGACCTTCCCGCCCAGCTCAACTTCCCCGGCCATGACTCCGCCGTGGACTACGGCGAGGGGATCTTCATCGGCTACAGGGCCCTGGATGCCATGGGGCGCGAGGTCGCCTACCCCTTCGGGCACGGCCTGACCTACACCTCCTTCGCGCTGAGCGCGGCGAGCGTGGAGCCGGCCGGAGGGGCGGAGGACGGTGGGGCGGAGGACGGCGCCCTGGTGGCGGGTCCGCCCGTGAGCGCCGGTGATGCCGGGGCCCAGGGGCGCGTCCTGGCCACCGTGCGCGCCACCGTGACCAATACCGGCCAGCGCGCCGGGGCTCAGGTGGTGCAGGTCTACGTGGGCCGGGCCGGCGCCTCGGCTGTCGAGCGCGCCCCGCGCGAGCTGCGGGGCTTCACCAAGGTGCGCCTGGAGCCCGGGCAGTCCACGGAGGTCGCCGTCGAGCTGACCCACCGGGACCTGGCCTACTGGGATGAGGCCGCGTCGGCCTGGAGGGTGGAGGCGGGCGACTACGAGGTCGGCCTGGGCTTCTCCAGCCGCGACCTTCCCGCCGTTCTGCCCATCGCCGTCCGGGCCCCGCAGCGGGTGCGGCCCCTGAGCCTGGACTCCACCGTGGCCGAGTGGCTGGCCCACCCTGTGGGCGGCCCGCGCCTGGAGGAGGCCTTCGCCCAGGCCCTGGCCTCCCTGCGCGAGGATGAGGCGACCTTCGAGATGATGGCCGCCATCCCGGTCAACCGCCTGGCCGCCATGCCCGGCATGGACATGGACCTGGAGAGCTATACCCGGCTCTTCGAGGAGGTCAGCGCCGCCTGA
- a CDS encoding glycosyltransferase, translating to MRASGAPSPESGGQAHACRVLFAPETINIAEVTRSIEVAKRMPDGVDCVFTGFSPRNSELIKQAGFDFILQEPRLTDAEARQALDFDQGRSLRHPFTRSMLSQRVASERDLIRRLCSGAVVIGVTPSQFISARAESVPLVFVRPFAYSLPHLEAAQRLGSTGFLPRTTAAQRLIDRASAAALHTVGMRVPLPRPFYQVAADNGVTLPSSFAAGLTADLNLIASAPHLLPPSLEMPEDHRVVGPIFAHLPGEVPPIVAELAAGEQPLVYFAVGSSGNRELILSVLSRMEQAPCQVLAPVRSYLSEADISSLPANVHVTDWLPADRLGDAIDLAITHGGEGTVQTSCVQGWPFIGIPLQFEQRFNVQRCVAFGSARLVNQADAATTDWPALIRTSLADPDMRGRAKRMARLMERLDGPGEAARSIMELLEGPGTGLGARASRSSLALA from the coding sequence ATGCGCGCCAGCGGCGCCCCCTCTCCTGAGTCAGGCGGTCAGGCGCACGCCTGCCGCGTGCTATTCGCCCCCGAAACCATCAACATCGCCGAGGTCACGCGCAGCATCGAGGTCGCCAAGCGCATGCCCGACGGCGTGGACTGCGTCTTCACCGGCTTCTCCCCGCGCAACTCCGAACTCATCAAGCAGGCCGGCTTCGACTTCATCCTCCAGGAGCCGCGCCTGACGGATGCCGAGGCCCGCCAGGCCCTGGACTTCGATCAGGGCCGCAGCCTGCGCCACCCCTTCACCCGCTCCATGCTCTCCCAGCGCGTGGCCTCCGAGCGCGACCTCATCCGCCGGCTGTGCTCAGGCGCGGTGGTCATCGGGGTCACCCCCAGCCAGTTCATCTCCGCGCGCGCCGAGTCGGTGCCCCTGGTGTTCGTCCGGCCCTTCGCCTACTCCCTGCCCCACCTGGAGGCGGCCCAGCGCCTGGGCTCGACGGGCTTCCTGCCGCGCACCACCGCAGCGCAGCGGCTCATCGACCGCGCCTCCGCCGCGGCCCTGCACACGGTCGGCATGCGAGTCCCCCTGCCGCGCCCCTTCTACCAGGTGGCGGCGGATAACGGCGTGACTCTCCCCTCCAGCTTCGCCGCCGGCCTGACCGCCGACCTCAACCTCATCGCCTCCGCGCCCCACCTGCTGCCCCCGAGCCTGGAGATGCCGGAGGACCATCGCGTCGTCGGCCCGATCTTCGCCCACCTGCCCGGGGAGGTGCCCCCGATCGTGGCCGAGCTCGCGGCCGGAGAGCAGCCCCTGGTCTACTTCGCGGTGGGCTCCTCGGGCAATCGCGAGCTGATCCTCAGCGTCCTGAGCCGCATGGAGCAGGCCCCCTGCCAAGTCCTGGCCCCGGTGCGCAGTTACCTGAGCGAGGCGGATATCAGCTCCCTGCCCGCCAATGTGCATGTCACCGACTGGCTGCCGGCCGACCGCCTGGGGGATGCCATCGACCTGGCCATCACCCATGGCGGGGAGGGCACCGTTCAGACCAGTTGCGTCCAGGGCTGGCCCTTCATCGGCATCCCGCTGCAGTTCGAGCAGCGCTTCAACGTGCAGCGCTGCGTGGCCTTCGGCTCGGCCCGCCTGGTCAACCAGGCCGACGCCGCCACCACCGACTGGCCCGCCCTGATCCGCACATCCCTGGCCGACCCGGACATGCGCGGACGCGCCAAGCGGATGGCCCGCCTCATGGAGCGCCTCGACGGTCCCGGCGAGGCCGCCCGCTCCATCATGGAGCTCCTGGAGGGCCCGGGCACCGGTCTTGGAGCCCGTGCGTCACGCTCCTCCCTGGCATTGGCCTGA
- a CDS encoding replication-associated recombination protein A has protein sequence MVSHHAQEEPSLFDAAAESGGPMVDDPARPLADRLRPRSLSEVVGQDHLLATDAPLGRMVEAGRLSSIILWGPPGCGKTTIARLLAERAGLVFEQISATFSGVADLRKVFDAAGRRRQIGQGTMLFVDEIHRFNRAQQDSFLPFVEDGTVVLVGATTENPSFELNGALLSRCQVMVLRRLDEEALGELLARAEALTGRALPLTPEARPALLAMADGDGRYLLSMVEQIQGLPAGAGPVGAGELTDVVASRAPLYDKSSEEHYNLISALHKSMRGSDPDAALYWLARMLTGGEDPLYVARRLVRFASEDVGMADPGALQIALAAWQAYERLGSPEGELAIAQAVVHLATAPKSVAIYRGYGRAVRLARRTGSLMPPAHILNAPTRLMKELGYGEGYEYDPDAEDGFSGADYLPQGVEREPLYEPTGNGHERRIRERLEYWQALRAERRA, from the coding sequence ATGGTCAGCCATCACGCGCAGGAGGAACCCTCGCTCTTCGATGCCGCCGCCGAGTCCGGCGGCCCGATGGTCGACGACCCCGCCCGCCCCTTGGCCGACCGGCTTCGGCCGCGCAGCCTTAGCGAGGTCGTCGGCCAGGATCACCTGCTGGCGACCGATGCCCCACTGGGGCGGATGGTGGAGGCCGGCCGCCTGTCCTCGATCATCCTGTGGGGCCCGCCGGGGTGCGGAAAGACCACGATCGCCCGACTGCTCGCCGAGCGCGCGGGTCTGGTCTTCGAGCAGATCTCCGCCACCTTCTCCGGGGTGGCCGACCTGCGCAAAGTCTTCGACGCCGCAGGGCGGCGCCGCCAGATCGGCCAGGGCACGATGCTCTTCGTCGATGAGATCCACCGGTTCAACCGCGCCCAGCAGGACTCATTCCTGCCCTTCGTGGAGGACGGCACGGTGGTGCTCGTGGGCGCCACCACGGAGAACCCGAGCTTCGAGCTCAACGGGGCGCTGCTGTCGCGCTGTCAGGTCATGGTGCTGCGCCGCCTGGATGAGGAGGCGCTGGGCGAGCTGCTGGCTCGCGCGGAGGCCCTGACCGGCCGTGCCCTGCCGCTCACCCCGGAGGCGCGCCCGGCCCTGCTGGCCATGGCCGACGGCGACGGGCGCTACCTGCTGAGCATGGTGGAGCAGATCCAGGGACTGCCCGCAGGCGCCGGGCCCGTGGGCGCAGGGGAGCTGACGGATGTGGTCGCCTCGCGGGCGCCGCTGTACGACAAGTCCTCCGAGGAGCACTACAACCTCATCTCCGCCCTGCATAAGTCGATGCGCGGCTCGGACCCGGATGCGGCGCTGTACTGGCTGGCCCGGATGCTCACCGGCGGCGAGGACCCGCTGTACGTGGCGCGGCGCCTGGTGCGCTTCGCCAGTGAGGACGTGGGCATGGCCGACCCCGGCGCCCTGCAGATCGCCCTGGCCGCGTGGCAGGCCTACGAGCGACTGGGATCCCCCGAGGGGGAGCTGGCCATCGCCCAGGCCGTGGTGCATCTGGCGACGGCGCCCAAATCGGTGGCGATCTACCGGGGCTACGGCCGGGCGGTGAGGCTCGCGCGCCGCACGGGCTCGCTCATGCCGCCGGCGCATATCCTCAACGCGCCCACCCGCCTGATGAAGGAGCTGGGCTATGGCGAGGGATACGAGTACGACCCTGATGCCGAGGATGGTTTTTCCGGTGCCGACTACCTGCCGCAGGGCGTGGAGCGCGAGCCTCTCTACGAGCCCACTGGCAACGGTCACGAGCGACGGATCCGGGAGCGCCTGGAGTACTGGCAGGCCCTGCGCGCCGAGCGCAGGGCCTGA
- a CDS encoding (Fe-S)-binding protein, with protein sequence MSVVQIVCAVIVAVATTIGVAVFARACCTIAARLAVGRPVPRERLRPVIRRAVGMLGAVVGHSAFKGRPFIRAAHWLVMVSFPLLFLTLVTGYGQVLGGASFALPLIGHAAWWAWAVEIIAWLSLAGIVGLTILRRRVTRTRTAPTYPADSEGGRRPRTSRFAGSTASQAVFVEAIIIAVVACVLVLRMLEHAHLALSADPAERALATWTHFPLTAWSGPLLTPLGAGGLEAAILVVATVKVVVSMCWFVVVGLQPSMGVAWHRFLAFLNVYARREIDGAKALGPLQPIVVGGEPLTEASMDALEEAMEAAEEGTGPEVRLGVGRIEDFTWKGLLDFSTCTECGRCQDLCPAWNTGKPLSPKLFVMALRDHHAAAAPYLRAAAAMGVGPEEVSAEQVSARPASGAGRLLGLHDGLARETSLGLVEGTAHTGDVLGALLEAKAAPGETGVATAPAPLAGEVIPADVLWACTTCGACVDQCPVDIEHVDHVVDVRRQQVLMESAFPKELGGMFRKLESKGNPWGLAARKRLEWAKGLDFEVPVIGQDVESAAEVDYLFWVGCAGAYEDRAKKTTRAVAELLHTAGVSFAVLGEGETCTGDPARRAGNEILYQMLAAQNVETLREAGAQRIVVTCAHCFNTISREYPQIGGRYEVVHYTQLLNRLVREGRLTPVPPDAGREVDDRAGGALEEGAEGVAGLAGAARGTRAADGSQGALLQDTAAPTVTYHDACYLGRHNQVYSPPRELLEATGATTVEMPRSQERGFCCGGGGARAFMEESIGTRIAVERSREAIGTGAQVVATACPFCTTMLSDGVASEGADVRVTDVATLMLEAVHRGQGG encoded by the coding sequence ATGAGCGTTGTGCAGATCGTCTGCGCCGTCATCGTCGCCGTGGCGACGACGATCGGAGTGGCGGTTTTCGCACGCGCCTGTTGCACAATTGCCGCCCGTCTGGCCGTGGGCCGTCCCGTCCCCCGTGAGCGCCTGCGCCCCGTGATCCGGCGCGCCGTGGGGATGCTGGGGGCCGTCGTCGGGCACTCCGCCTTCAAGGGCAGGCCCTTCATCCGGGCCGCCCACTGGCTGGTCATGGTCTCCTTCCCGCTGCTCTTCCTGACCCTGGTCACCGGGTACGGCCAGGTGCTGGGCGGGGCGAGCTTCGCGCTGCCGCTGATCGGGCACGCCGCCTGGTGGGCCTGGGCCGTGGAGATCATCGCCTGGCTGTCCCTGGCCGGGATCGTGGGCCTGACCATCCTGCGGCGTCGGGTGACCCGGACCCGCACGGCCCCGACCTACCCGGCGGACTCCGAGGGCGGGCGGCGGCCGCGCACCTCGCGCTTCGCCGGATCGACGGCCTCCCAGGCGGTCTTCGTCGAGGCGATCATCATCGCCGTGGTGGCCTGCGTCCTGGTGCTGCGGATGCTGGAGCACGCCCACCTGGCGCTGTCCGCAGATCCCGCCGAGCGCGCCCTGGCCACCTGGACGCACTTCCCGCTGACCGCCTGGAGCGGGCCGCTGCTCACGCCCCTGGGGGCCGGCGGCCTGGAGGCCGCGATCCTCGTGGTGGCCACCGTCAAGGTGGTGGTCTCGATGTGCTGGTTCGTGGTGGTGGGGCTCCAGCCCTCCATGGGAGTGGCCTGGCACCGTTTCCTGGCCTTCCTCAACGTCTACGCCCGCCGCGAGATCGACGGCGCCAAGGCGCTGGGCCCGCTCCAGCCGATCGTGGTGGGCGGCGAGCCGCTGACCGAGGCCTCCATGGATGCCCTGGAGGAGGCCATGGAGGCCGCCGAGGAGGGCACCGGGCCCGAGGTGCGCCTGGGGGTGGGGCGCATCGAGGACTTCACGTGGAAGGGCCTGCTGGACTTCTCCACCTGCACCGAGTGCGGGCGATGCCAGGACCTGTGCCCCGCCTGGAACACCGGCAAGCCCCTGTCCCCCAAGCTCTTCGTCATGGCGCTGCGCGACCATCACGCCGCCGCCGCGCCCTACCTGCGGGCCGCCGCGGCCATGGGCGTCGGCCCCGAGGAGGTCAGCGCCGAGCAGGTCTCCGCGCGCCCCGCCTCGGGGGCGGGGCGACTCCTGGGCCTCCATGACGGGCTGGCTCGCGAGACCTCCCTGGGCCTGGTGGAGGGCACGGCGCATACCGGCGACGTCCTGGGGGCCCTCCTGGAGGCCAAGGCCGCGCCCGGTGAGACCGGCGTGGCCACGGCCCCCGCCCCGCTCGCCGGCGAGGTCATCCCCGCCGACGTCCTGTGGGCCTGCACCACCTGCGGGGCCTGCGTGGATCAGTGCCCGGTGGATATCGAGCATGTGGACCATGTGGTGGATGTGCGCCGCCAGCAGGTGCTCATGGAGTCGGCCTTCCCCAAGGAGCTGGGCGGCATGTTCCGCAAGCTGGAGTCCAAGGGGAACCCGTGGGGACTGGCGGCGCGCAAGCGCCTGGAGTGGGCCAAGGGCCTGGACTTCGAGGTGCCGGTGATCGGCCAGGACGTGGAGTCCGCCGCCGAGGTCGACTACCTGTTCTGGGTGGGCTGCGCCGGCGCCTATGAGGACCGCGCCAAGAAGACCACGCGGGCGGTGGCCGAGCTGCTGCACACCGCCGGGGTCAGCTTCGCGGTCCTGGGCGAGGGCGAGACCTGCACCGGCGACCCGGCCCGCCGCGCCGGCAACGAGATCCTCTACCAGATGCTCGCCGCCCAGAACGTTGAGACCCTGCGGGAGGCCGGCGCCCAGCGCATCGTGGTGACCTGCGCGCACTGCTTCAACACGATCTCGCGGGAGTACCCGCAGATCGGGGGACGCTACGAGGTGGTCCACTACACCCAGCTGCTCAACCGGCTGGTGCGCGAGGGGCGGCTGACGCCCGTTCCCCCAGATGCGGGGAGGGAGGTCGATGACCGCGCAGGCGGTGCCCTGGAGGAGGGCGCCGAAGGCGTGGCGGGGCTGGCGGGAGCGGCCCGAGGGACGAGGGCCGCGGATGGTAGCCAAGGCGCCCTCCTCCAGGACACCGCCGCCCCCACCGTCACCTACCACGACGCCTGCTACCTGGGCCGGCACAACCAGGTCTACTCCCCGCCGCGCGAGCTGCTGGAGGCCACGGGCGCCACGACGGTGGAGATGCCCCGCAGCCAGGAGCGGGGCTTCTGCTGCGGAGGCGGCGGGGCGCGCGCCTTCATGGAGGAGTCGATCGGCACGCGCATCGCCGTGGAGCGCTCCCGCGAGGCCATTGGCACAGGGGCCCAGGTGGTGGCCACAGCCTGCCCCTTCTGCACCACCATGCTCTCCGACGGCGTGGCCAGCGAGGGCGCGGACGTGCGCGTGACCGACGTCGCCACCCTCATGCTCGAGGCAGTCCACCGCGGCCAGGGAGGCTGA
- a CDS encoding thiamine ABC transporter substrate-binding protein, translated as MIHHPAHSIPPAPHARPARSARPALSRRGLLGAAGAGAAMLGLGLAACSGSGGSGAGSKKVTVVTHDSFSLSEDVLASFSSETGYELVHTTSGDAGALVNKLVLTKDAPLGDAVFGIDNTYASRALEQGIIDTTTAVTLPASAKPYIVEDTPALAPIDMGDVCLNIDTAYFSSKGLTPPATFEDVAKPEYAGLLVAIDPSTSSTGMAWLLATVGHFGAEGFADYWKSLVAGGARIDAGWEEAYYTNFSGAGEGGTYPIVVSYASSPAYTLSDDGASSTTSALLDTAFRQVEFAGVLAGAANPKGGRAFVEWMLTRTVQEDIPGQMYMYPVDDGAALPTEITSFGPLAKAPVEVTPADITANRETWLEQWTKAVGA; from the coding sequence ATGATCCACCATCCCGCCCACTCCATCCCTCCCGCCCCGCACGCCCGGCCTGCCCGGTCCGCCCGACCCGCGCTGAGCCGCCGCGGCCTGCTGGGCGCCGCCGGCGCCGGTGCCGCCATGCTGGGCCTGGGCCTGGCCGCCTGCTCGGGCTCGGGGGGCTCGGGCGCGGGCTCCAAGAAGGTCACCGTGGTCACCCACGACTCCTTCTCCCTGTCCGAGGACGTCCTGGCCTCCTTCTCCTCCGAGACCGGCTACGAGCTGGTCCACACCACCTCCGGCGATGCCGGCGCCCTGGTCAACAAGCTCGTCCTGACCAAGGACGCGCCGCTGGGCGACGCCGTCTTCGGCATCGACAACACCTACGCCTCGCGCGCGCTGGAGCAGGGCATCATCGACACCACCACGGCGGTCACCCTGCCGGCCTCCGCCAAGCCCTACATCGTCGAGGACACCCCCGCCCTGGCCCCCATCGACATGGGGGACGTGTGCCTGAACATCGACACCGCCTACTTCTCCTCCAAGGGCCTGACGCCCCCCGCCACCTTCGAGGACGTGGCCAAGCCCGAGTACGCCGGCCTCCTGGTGGCGATCGACCCCTCGACCTCCTCGACCGGCATGGCCTGGCTGCTGGCCACGGTCGGGCACTTCGGCGCCGAGGGCTTCGCCGACTACTGGAAGAGCCTCGTGGCCGGCGGCGCCCGCATTGACGCGGGATGGGAGGAGGCCTACTACACCAACTTCTCCGGAGCGGGGGAGGGCGGCACGTACCCGATCGTGGTCTCCTATGCCTCCTCCCCGGCCTACACCCTCAGTGACGACGGCGCGTCGTCGACCACCTCGGCCCTGCTGGACACGGCCTTCCGCCAGGTCGAGTTCGCCGGGGTCCTGGCCGGCGCCGCCAACCCTAAGGGCGGGCGCGCCTTCGTGGAGTGGATGCTCACCCGCACCGTTCAGGAGGACATCCCCGGCCAGATGTACATGTACCCGGTCGACGACGGCGCCGCCCTTCCCACGGAGATCACGAGCTTCGGCCCCCTGGCCAAGGCCCCGGTCGAGGTGACCCCGGCCGATATCACCGCCAACCGCGAGACCTGGCTGGAGCAGTGGACCAAGGCCGTCGGCGCGTGA
- a CDS encoding DUF4235 domain-containing protein, whose translation MGNKDAGSTDLAWKVTAAAATLASGFVADKVVALGWRAITGHQAPREEDQVLEYKLMEVVAFAVISGAAIALTRQLGLRQAAKWYVKRHAPLPAIEA comes from the coding sequence ATGGGCAACAAGGATGCCGGCTCCACCGACCTGGCCTGGAAGGTCACCGCGGCCGCGGCCACCCTCGCCTCGGGCTTCGTGGCCGACAAGGTCGTGGCCCTGGGATGGCGGGCCATCACCGGCCACCAGGCCCCTCGCGAGGAGGACCAGGTGCTGGAGTACAAGCTCATGGAGGTGGTGGCCTTCGCCGTCATCTCCGGGGCGGCCATCGCCCTGACCCGCCAGCTCGGCCTGCGCCAGGCCGCCAAGTGGTACGTCAAGCGCCACGCCCCGCTGCCCGCCATCGAGGCCTGA